From Brochothrix thermosphacta DSM 20171 = FSL F6-1036, a single genomic window includes:
- a CDS encoding cupin domain-containing protein, whose translation MTNIDRSAIEAIVRNLLMENGITQSNRVVDPSGVISIKLPQLDVSEDDRLDTGNPNDVVYCKDLVSLEESPRLGCGLMVMKDTTFDWKLEYDEIDYIIEGRLDVIVEGRTISAGPGEIILVPKGSAIKFSVQGDARFVYVTYPADWLQK comes from the coding sequence ATGACAAATATTGACCGTTCAGCAATTGAAGCGATTGTGCGTAACCTTTTAATGGAAAATGGTATCACTCAATCAAATCGCGTCGTTGACCCCAGTGGTGTAATCTCGATAAAACTACCCCAATTAGATGTATCAGAAGATGATCGTTTAGATACTGGTAACCCCAATGATGTTGTCTATTGTAAAGATTTAGTATCGTTAGAGGAAAGCCCACGTTTAGGCTGTGGTCTAATGGTGATGAAAGATACAACGTTTGACTGGAAACTAGAATATGATGAGATTGATTACATTATTGAAGGTCGTTTAGATGTGATAGTTGAAGGACGAACGATCTCAGCAGGACCAGGTGAAATCATACTTGTACCTAAAGGTAGTGCTATTAAATTCTCAGTTCAAGGTGACGCGCGTTTTGTTTACGTGACATACCCTGCAGATTGGCTACAAAAGTAA